Proteins encoded together in one Armatimonadota bacterium window:
- a CDS encoding HNH endonuclease, giving the protein MALMLLGKAEVVHPREVPVQTTRGGVRAPSVLKMRYPVKRPMPELRLSRHSVLARDNYTCQYCGVRHKDLTIDHVVPRWAGGPHTWDNLVACCRKCNLKKGDKTPSQAHMPLHKRPKRPHFVPYLSLPVYLRARTNEDWQMYLPVFEEFGETIRA; this is encoded by the coding sequence ATGGCGTTGATGCTGCTCGGCAAGGCAGAAGTCGTGCACCCGCGCGAAGTTCCCGTTCAAACGACGCGCGGCGGAGTTAGGGCGCCCAGCGTGCTGAAGATGCGCTACCCGGTGAAGCGGCCGATGCCTGAGCTTCGGCTCTCGCGGCATTCGGTGCTGGCGCGCGACAACTACACATGCCAGTATTGCGGCGTTCGGCACAAGGACCTGACGATCGACCACGTCGTGCCTCGATGGGCTGGCGGGCCGCACACCTGGGACAACCTGGTGGCATGCTGCCGCAAGTGCAACCTGAAAAAGGGCGACAAGACGCCTTCTCAGGCTCATATGCCGCTGCACAAGCGGCCCAAGCGGCCGCACTTCGTGCCATATCTTTCGCTTCCGGTCTACCTGCGGGCGCGAACGAACGAGGATTGGCAGATGTACTTGCCGGTGTTCGAGGAGTTCGGCGAAACGATCCGGGCGTAG
- a CDS encoding NADH-quinone oxidoreductase subunit B, with translation MPKRVETLVLHDSSSPPIGGAERGGNVVVTSVDLLIKQARANALWPLTFGLACCAIEMMSTVAARFDLARFGSEAFRATPRQADVMIIAGRLSKKMAPVLRQIYDQMPEPKWVISMGACASSGGVYNNYAIVQGADQVVPVDVYVPGCPPSPDALIYGVLKLQEKIKKQQHSSMSELRLVELTPRTLEEVEA, from the coding sequence ATGCCAAAACGCGTTGAAACCCTCGTTCTTCACGACAGTTCCTCACCCCCCATCGGCGGCGCCGAGCGCGGGGGCAATGTCGTCGTGACCAGCGTCGATCTGCTCATCAAACAAGCAAGGGCCAACGCCCTTTGGCCGCTGACCTTCGGCCTCGCCTGCTGCGCAATCGAAATGATGAGCACGGTTGCGGCGAGATTTGACCTGGCGCGGTTCGGCTCCGAAGCCTTTCGAGCGACTCCAAGACAGGCCGACGTGATGATCATCGCGGGCAGGCTCAGCAAAAAGATGGCGCCGGTTCTTCGGCAGATTTATGACCAGATGCCCGAGCCCAAGTGGGTCATCAGTATGGGCGCCTGTGCGAGTTCCGGCGGCGTCTATAACAACTACGCGATCGTGCAGGGTGCCGACCAGGTGGTACCCGTGGACGTTTATGTGCCCGGATGTCCGCCCTCGCCGGATGCGCTGATCTATGGCGTGCTGAAGCTTCAAGAGAAGATCAAGAAGCAGCAGCACAGCTCGATGAGCGAGCTGAGGCTGGTCGAACTGACTCCGAGGACCCTGGAAGAGGTGGAAGCGTGA
- a CDS encoding zinc ribbon domain-containing protein, which produces MPTYVYQCKSCDDVFEVEQRISEDPLKDCNCGAKGSLKRLIQPVAVMFNGPGFHINDYAPKAKESLPKADSGGCGSDSCACKSDG; this is translated from the coding sequence ATGCCGACCTACGTGTACCAGTGCAAGTCGTGCGACGACGTGTTTGAAGTGGAGCAGCGGATCTCGGAGGACCCGCTCAAAGACTGCAATTGCGGCGCCAAGGGGAGCCTCAAGCGGTTGATCCAGCCCGTCGCGGTGATGTTCAACGGCCCCGGATTCCACATCAACGATTACGCGCCCAAGGCGAAAGAGAGTCTGCCGAAAGCTGATTCAGGCGGTTGCGGCAGCGACTCCTGCGCGTGCAAGTCGGACGGGTGA
- a CDS encoding cysteine dioxygenase family protein gives MSIAPTPSKLEEMIRMLDQAVKGSGETGCCLRVKEVLEHIVATGESFLDPHFLEPVPGRYARRLVHKDPDGAYTVLAMVWGEGQGTPLHDHAGKWCCEIVYQGRIKVVQYDLTTDIEAPVLTFDQQGTIYAGVGEAGALIPPFEYHSIENATENGAAVTIHVYAGELTWCHTFHPVDGGFRMERRELCYTD, from the coding sequence ATGTCCATAGCGCCAACCCCTTCCAAACTCGAAGAGATGATCCGCATGCTCGACCAAGCCGTCAAGGGCTCCGGCGAGACCGGCTGCTGCCTGCGCGTTAAAGAGGTGCTCGAGCACATCGTCGCCACTGGCGAGTCGTTTCTGGATCCTCACTTCTTGGAGCCTGTCCCCGGCCGCTACGCCCGCCGGCTGGTTCACAAGGACCCCGACGGCGCCTACACGGTGCTCGCGATGGTGTGGGGCGAAGGCCAGGGCACACCCCTGCATGACCACGCCGGCAAGTGGTGCTGTGAGATCGTCTATCAGGGCCGCATCAAGGTCGTGCAGTACGACCTAACAACGGACATTGAGGCGCCCGTGCTCACCTTTGACCAGCAAGGCACGATCTATGCCGGCGTTGGCGAAGCTGGAGCGCTGATTCCGCCGTTCGAGTACCACAGCATCGAGAACGCAACGGAGAACGGCGCCGCAGTCACCATTCACGTCTACGCCGGCGAGCTGACCTGGTGCCATACCTTCCACCCGGTCGATGGCGGCTTCAGGATGGAGCGCCGCGAGCTCTGCTACACGGATTGA
- a CDS encoding phospholipid carrier-dependent glycosyltransferase: MGGELTASKAKRVALALAMLHAVLALIYAAITPYCTPGVTNGQRLPDIGAPDEYAHAAFVRHLSQGRGLPVLRPGYQADVPNYESHQPPLFYALDAVWGRMLGVSDPMDPSSGLKMRSLNALFGALTVFGVFWLALWTLGSNSTALLAAALVALLPMLCALDGALSNDPLSICLATWILALTARWRVQLTTPRLLGLGALLGLALLTKSSGLLLFPVVFLALLSVKPAASESSKWPKRLAIAGVAPALGSLVALPWLLRNQTLYGDLLGLKAFHATFERQVDPQAVFSGLRPFGHWVYVLSAGTLQSSVGEFGYMDIHLPYEVYVPLFLLLVVGLVAGVFSSLRHLDRPTWLVWLLYSALLLAGYVSYNLWQVQPQARYLFPAIGILAIWIVLGLQRVHKRLPMVLIAGLAIANVFALGILPTAFAARVEAARTLQ; the protein is encoded by the coding sequence ATGGGCGGGGAACTGACGGCATCGAAGGCAAAGCGCGTTGCGTTGGCGCTCGCGATGCTCCATGCCGTGCTCGCTCTGATCTACGCCGCGATCACCCCTTACTGTACGCCTGGAGTCACCAATGGGCAGCGACTACCGGACATCGGCGCGCCGGACGAATATGCCCATGCAGCCTTCGTGAGGCACCTTTCCCAGGGAAGGGGGCTGCCAGTGCTGCGGCCCGGATATCAGGCGGACGTACCGAATTACGAGAGCCACCAGCCGCCGCTCTTCTATGCGCTGGATGCAGTGTGGGGTCGCATGCTTGGAGTCAGCGACCCCATGGACCCCAGCTCCGGGCTGAAGATGCGCTCGCTGAATGCCCTCTTCGGGGCACTGACGGTTTTCGGCGTGTTCTGGCTTGCGCTCTGGACTCTGGGGTCCAATTCGACAGCGCTCCTTGCGGCGGCGCTTGTCGCACTCCTACCGATGCTCTGCGCGCTCGATGGCGCGCTCAGCAATGACCCGCTCTCGATCTGCCTGGCGACTTGGATCTTGGCTCTGACGGCGCGGTGGCGAGTTCAACTAACGACTCCTCGATTGCTCGGGCTCGGAGCGCTCCTCGGCCTCGCGCTTCTCACCAAGTCGTCGGGACTGCTTCTCTTTCCTGTGGTCTTCCTCGCTTTGCTCTCGGTGAAGCCAGCCGCAAGCGAATCCTCGAAATGGCCCAAACGCCTCGCGATTGCCGGTGTTGCCCCCGCGCTGGGCTCGCTTGTCGCGTTGCCCTGGCTCCTTCGCAACCAGACCCTCTACGGCGACCTCCTGGGGCTCAAGGCGTTCCACGCGACATTCGAACGGCAGGTCGATCCTCAGGCGGTCTTCTCGGGTCTGCGCCCGTTTGGGCACTGGGTCTACGTCCTCAGTGCCGGCACGCTCCAGTCCTCGGTCGGCGAGTTCGGATACATGGACATCCACCTTCCCTACGAAGTCTATGTGCCGCTGTTTCTCTTGCTCGTCGTCGGGCTCGTGGCGGGGGTCTTTTCTAGCTTGAGGCACCTCGACAGGCCCACTTGGCTGGTGTGGCTCCTCTACTCCGCCTTGCTGCTTGCTGGCTATGTGTCCTATAACCTATGGCAGGTTCAGCCCCAAGCGCGGTATCTCTTCCCTGCCATTGGGATCCTTGCCATTTGGATCGTCCTGGGGCTTCAGAGGGTTCATAAGAGGCTGCCGATGGTGCTGATTGCCGGCCTTGCGATCGCCAACGTCTTTGCCCTCGGCATTCTGCCAACGGCCTTTGCGGCAAGGGTGGAGGCTGCGAGGACCCTTCAGTAG
- the mfd gene encoding transcription-repair coupling factor, translated as MRTADWTRRIFLQDEAGGLHVRPTEGVTEWASLTEEARPALLAASYLQKPRKVLVVTSNYDRCLRWQSKLQLCGVPEIDIHQLPSGLSALFEDANPEHFALSDRIGAIEALAADAPCVVITTAVAVLERTLPKSILQEAFVELKPGMSTEPEKLVRRLARLGYERQEPVRQPGHFSRRGGILDLFAMGRDLPIRIEFFGDEIESIRQFDPTSQRSVGAIPALRLAPSRETLYPKDIAEFGALMRHALEQEAPNLSAEAGKNLEELVESDIEALGKKVYFDRLDLYRPWIHPDAQGAVHLLEETDLLVLEEPSELDAFGARGFEELGQALDARTDRGEILRSFANDFMEPVESLGAFSNVLALTSMNDTPDWLEVEHRRDWGSASLQAYRGNPSALAQTLKNWKKEQLFCIICTDQPNRAKSVLGGADVFPVELPSQADPSDKSDRSDKSNRSIGAAKPTLPPGFYLSHGNLAGGFVFPEQKVAFLTDAEIFGVGRLRLPQKRFLEGAPIATLLDLKPGDYVVHIQFGIGIYRGLAKREVDGVEKEFLYIEYEAPDKLFVPADQLDRVQKYLNPGDAHPKLNRLRGQEWQRTISKAKENARAFAADLVKLYAQRTLIQRRPYGPDTPWQGELESTFPWVETPSQLLAVQQVKCDLRNDFPMDRLVCGDVGFGKTEVAIRAAFKVVQEGRQVSVLCPTTILSEQHFRNFEERMGPFGTKIGLLNRFVKSSRRCETLKEAEAGKLDILIGTHAVLSEGVKFRELGLLVVDEEQKFGVKQKEQIKKLKTAVDVLTLSATPIPRTLSMALMDIRQMSLINDPPPGRLPIRTFLRTYSHEVVREAILRELSRGGQTFFVYNRVEGIYHVAERLRKLVPTARIAVGHGQMHEHELEQVMMAFIHGEVDVLVSTTIVESGLDISNVNTLIVENADRFGLSQLYQLRGRVGRSDRQAYAYFLYQSNREISDQALQRLQALQEFTALGSGYSLAFRDLQIRGAGDLLGAKQHGAMATVGYELYTQLIQEAVAQHKASLLGSLQATRGADAQSAIDDAEAMAAQMEPLPLLDLPVPALLPDSYITDQAQRLYYYQRLMASKDEASLTEAQGEIEDRYGHPPEPARNAFDVMRLRMTMRRLGISKIDGHDGRLSVGFKDRQKVPPMALSLLGKRNRECYLTRDSLIWPVTGSAITATERMLNAYERCLDEVREAAKHD; from the coding sequence ATGCGCACGGCCGATTGGACGCGACGCATCTTTCTACAAGATGAGGCCGGCGGACTTCACGTCCGCCCCACGGAAGGGGTCACGGAGTGGGCATCGCTCACGGAAGAGGCCCGTCCGGCGTTGCTTGCCGCCTCTTACCTGCAGAAGCCCCGGAAGGTCCTCGTCGTCACCTCCAACTACGATCGATGCCTGCGCTGGCAGTCCAAGCTTCAGCTTTGCGGAGTCCCTGAGATCGACATCCACCAGCTTCCCAGCGGTCTCTCGGCGCTCTTTGAGGACGCCAACCCCGAGCACTTCGCGCTTTCCGACCGAATCGGCGCGATTGAGGCCTTGGCCGCCGATGCGCCCTGCGTCGTGATCACGACGGCGGTTGCCGTGCTTGAGCGCACCCTGCCCAAGTCCATCCTTCAAGAGGCGTTTGTCGAGCTCAAACCCGGGATGTCCACCGAACCCGAAAAGCTCGTCAGGCGCTTGGCGCGGTTGGGCTACGAGCGCCAAGAACCGGTGCGCCAGCCGGGCCACTTCAGCCGTCGAGGCGGCATCCTGGACCTCTTCGCCATGGGGCGTGATTTGCCGATCCGCATCGAGTTCTTTGGCGACGAGATCGAGAGCATTCGGCAGTTCGACCCGACCTCGCAGCGTTCTGTCGGGGCGATTCCGGCCCTGCGGCTCGCGCCCTCGCGTGAAACGCTCTACCCGAAGGACATCGCGGAGTTCGGCGCGCTGATGCGGCACGCCCTCGAACAGGAAGCGCCGAACCTCTCCGCCGAGGCCGGCAAGAACCTGGAGGAACTGGTTGAGAGCGACATCGAGGCGCTGGGAAAGAAGGTGTACTTCGATCGCCTGGATCTCTATCGTCCGTGGATCCACCCGGATGCCCAAGGCGCCGTTCACCTGCTCGAGGAAACCGATCTGCTGGTGCTCGAGGAGCCCTCGGAACTCGACGCGTTTGGCGCTCGCGGTTTCGAGGAATTGGGGCAAGCGCTGGATGCCAGGACCGATCGTGGCGAGATCCTGCGTAGTTTCGCCAACGATTTCATGGAGCCGGTTGAGAGTCTCGGAGCGTTCTCGAATGTGCTGGCGCTCACCTCGATGAACGACACTCCGGACTGGCTGGAAGTTGAACACCGTCGGGATTGGGGTTCGGCGAGCCTGCAGGCCTACCGCGGCAATCCAAGCGCCCTGGCCCAGACCCTCAAGAACTGGAAGAAAGAACAACTGTTCTGCATCATCTGCACCGACCAGCCCAATCGGGCCAAGTCAGTTCTTGGCGGAGCAGACGTGTTTCCGGTGGAGCTTCCCTCGCAAGCGGACCCGTCTGACAAGTCCGACAGGTCCGACAAGTCAAACAGGTCAATCGGAGCCGCTAAGCCCACTCTCCCCCCCGGCTTCTACCTTTCCCACGGAAACCTCGCGGGCGGGTTCGTCTTCCCCGAACAAAAGGTCGCCTTTCTCACCGACGCGGAGATTTTCGGCGTCGGCCGGCTCCGGCTGCCTCAAAAGCGCTTCCTTGAAGGCGCACCGATCGCCACCCTGCTCGACCTCAAACCGGGCGACTATGTCGTGCACATCCAGTTCGGCATCGGCATCTATCGCGGCCTCGCCAAGCGAGAGGTGGACGGCGTCGAGAAGGAGTTCCTCTACATCGAGTACGAAGCGCCGGACAAGCTCTTCGTTCCTGCAGACCAGCTCGACCGCGTCCAGAAGTACCTCAACCCCGGCGACGCCCACCCCAAGCTCAACCGTCTCCGGGGCCAGGAATGGCAAAGAACCATCTCCAAGGCCAAGGAGAATGCCCGGGCCTTTGCCGCGGACCTGGTGAAGCTGTACGCCCAGCGGACCCTCATCCAGCGCAGGCCTTACGGCCCGGACACGCCCTGGCAGGGCGAACTGGAGTCAACGTTCCCATGGGTCGAGACGCCGAGCCAGCTTCTCGCCGTGCAGCAGGTGAAATGCGACCTAAGAAATGACTTTCCGATGGACCGCCTGGTCTGCGGCGACGTGGGGTTCGGCAAAACCGAAGTGGCGATCCGAGCGGCCTTCAAGGTCGTCCAAGAGGGCCGGCAAGTTTCTGTACTCTGCCCCACGACCATCCTCTCAGAGCAGCATTTTCGCAACTTCGAGGAGCGCATGGGGCCTTTTGGAACCAAGATCGGCTTACTCAACCGCTTTGTCAAGAGCTCCCGGCGCTGCGAGACCTTAAAGGAAGCCGAAGCCGGCAAGCTCGACATCCTCATTGGAACCCATGCCGTGCTCAGCGAGGGCGTCAAATTCAGGGAGCTTGGCCTGCTCGTCGTGGACGAGGAACAGAAATTTGGCGTGAAGCAGAAGGAGCAGATCAAGAAGCTCAAGACCGCCGTCGATGTACTCACGCTCTCCGCGACCCCCATCCCGCGCACCCTCAGCATGGCCTTGATGGACATCCGGCAGATGTCGCTCATCAACGACCCACCGCCGGGCCGGCTGCCGATTCGCACTTTCCTGCGGACCTACAGCCACGAAGTGGTCCGGGAGGCGATTCTGCGAGAACTCTCGCGAGGCGGCCAGACGTTCTTCGTCTACAACCGGGTCGAGGGCATCTATCACGTCGCCGAACGCCTGCGAAAACTGGTGCCCACCGCTCGCATCGCCGTTGGCCATGGCCAAATGCACGAGCACGAGCTCGAGCAGGTGATGATGGCCTTCATCCACGGCGAAGTGGACGTGCTCGTCAGCACCACAATCGTAGAGAGCGGCCTGGACATTTCCAATGTCAACACGCTCATCGTCGAGAATGCCGATCGCTTTGGGCTGTCGCAGCTCTATCAGCTCAGGGGGCGCGTGGGTCGCTCGGACCGCCAGGCTTACGCCTACTTCCTCTACCAGTCCAACCGTGAAATCTCGGATCAGGCACTTCAGAGGCTCCAGGCGCTGCAGGAGTTCACCGCTTTGGGTTCGGGCTATTCGCTCGCCTTTCGGGACCTTCAGATTCGCGGCGCGGGCGACCTTTTGGGCGCCAAACAGCATGGCGCGATGGCGACGGTCGGCTACGAGCTCTACACGCAACTCATCCAGGAGGCGGTGGCTCAGCACAAAGCGTCTCTCCTTGGTTCGCTTCAGGCCACCCGTGGGGCAGACGCTCAGTCTGCCATCGACGATGCTGAGGCCATGGCAGCCCAGATGGAGCCTTTGCCGCTACTCGATCTGCCCGTGCCCGCGCTCCTTCCAGACTCCTACATCACCGACCAGGCCCAGCGGCTCTACTACTACCAGCGCCTGATGGCAAGCAAGGACGAGGCCTCGCTCACCGAGGCTCAAGGCGAGATCGAAGACCGCTATGGGCACCCGCCCGAGCCCGCCCGAAACGCCTTTGACGTCATGCGGCTCAGAATGACGATGCGGCGTCTGGGGATATCAAAGATCGACGGCCACGACGGGCGCCTGTCGGTTGGCTTCAAGGACCGGCAAAAGGTGCCCCCAATGGCGCTCTCACTTCTCGGCAAAAGGAACCGGGAGTGCTATCTGACCCGAGATAGCCTCATCTGGCCCGTTACCGGAAGCGCGATCACAGCCACTGAGCGGATGCTGAACGCCTACGAGCGCTGCCTCGACGAGGTCCGCGAGGCGGCGAAGCACGATTAG
- a CDS encoding 6-carboxytetrahydropterin synthase → MRVRLVRKVGFSSGHRYWLRGLDEQGNRSLFGRWASPHNHGHNYVLEAGFEGQVDPTTGMVVNIKTLDAMLDDCIVAKFDQKSINDEVPSFANRPPTLEHLLLHFRDVILAELNDGVHLVQLRLVETPELWGEWSNQDGSETMTLTRTYEFAASHRLYAEGLSAERNLELYGKCANPSGHGHNYKLEVTVSGDLDERTGMMVDLMALDAAVNERVVERYDHHHLNSDLPEFQGKITTSEVVAAEIWRALDGQIPAKLERVRLFETDRSWFEITS, encoded by the coding sequence ATGCGCGTTCGTTTGGTCAGGAAGGTCGGGTTTTCATCGGGGCACCGCTATTGGTTGCGGGGCCTCGACGAGCAGGGCAACAGGTCCCTGTTCGGCAGGTGGGCTTCGCCCCACAACCACGGCCACAACTACGTGCTCGAGGCCGGATTTGAGGGCCAGGTGGACCCAACGACGGGCATGGTGGTGAACATCAAGACCCTCGACGCCATGCTCGATGACTGCATCGTCGCCAAGTTCGATCAGAAGAGCATCAACGACGAAGTCCCATCGTTTGCGAACCGGCCGCCGACGCTGGAGCACCTGTTGCTCCACTTTCGGGACGTAATCCTTGCCGAGTTGAATGACGGAGTCCATTTGGTTCAACTGCGCCTTGTGGAGACTCCCGAACTCTGGGGGGAGTGGAGCAATCAAGATGGAAGTGAAACGATGACCTTGACCCGGACCTACGAATTCGCGGCCTCGCACCGCCTGTATGCCGAAGGCCTTTCTGCCGAGCGAAACCTGGAGCTCTATGGAAAGTGCGCCAACCCCAGCGGGCACGGCCACAACTACAAACTGGAGGTGACGGTCAGCGGCGACTTGGACGAGCGGACCGGCATGATGGTGGACCTCATGGCGCTGGACGCGGCCGTGAACGAGCGGGTGGTCGAGCGCTACGACCATCACCACTTGAACTCAGACCTTCCGGAATTCCAGGGCAAGATCACCACCTCCGAGGTCGTCGCGGCGGAGATTTGGAGGGCGCTCGACGGCCAGATTCCTGCCAAGTTGGAGCGAGTTCGGCTCTTTGAAACCGATCGGAGTTGGTTTGAGATCACTTCTTAG
- a CDS encoding NADH-quinone oxidoreductase subunit I — MSVGIWKDIVMPIVKGMKITGKRLRHEKVTIGYPEEKRDLPERTRWRHFLTKHEDGLEKCIGCSLCAGACPAKCINVVAAENTDAARFSPGERYAVRYEINMLRCIFCGYCQEACPTGAIVLRQDFELADYKVEDFIYNKERLLEAYPGQSDECFKKEAKVG; from the coding sequence ATGTCTGTAGGCATTTGGAAGGACATCGTGATGCCCATCGTTAAGGGCATGAAGATCACTGGCAAGCGCCTACGCCACGAAAAGGTAACCATCGGCTACCCAGAGGAAAAGCGCGATCTGCCCGAGCGCACCCGCTGGCGCCACTTCCTGACCAAGCATGAGGACGGCCTTGAGAAGTGCATTGGCTGCTCGCTGTGCGCGGGCGCCTGTCCTGCCAAGTGCATCAACGTGGTGGCTGCCGAAAACACCGACGCAGCGCGGTTTTCTCCGGGTGAGCGCTATGCGGTCCGATACGAAATCAATATGCTCCGGTGCATCTTCTGCGGCTATTGCCAGGAGGCCTGCCCGACGGGGGCGATCGTGCTCCGACAGGATTTTGAGCTTGCCGACTACAAGGTAGAGGACTTTATCTACAACAAAGAGCGCCTGCTTGAAGCGTATCCCGGGCAATCGGACGAGTGCTTTAAGAAAGAAGCGAAGGTGGGTTGA